The segment TCTCAGGATCATTTACATAATAACCAAATACTGTTGCTCCATCCTGATTTGACTCAGCATCCATCAATAATTCCGGCAATCCATGCCCATAAAAAATATTATCACCAAGGATAAGACAAACATTATCATCACCAATAAACCCATCGCCAACAATAAAGGCATCCGCCAGGCCTCTGGGCTCATCCTGAACCATATAGGAAAGGCTTAACCCAAGAGAAGCGCCATCCCCCAGCAGCTCCTTAAACCTTGGTAAATCAACCGGAGTTGATATAATAAGAATCTCATTGATGCCAGCAAGCATAAGCGTGGAAAGGGGATAGTAGATCATGGGTTTATCGTATACAGGCAAAAGCTGTTTGCATACAACCCTGGTGATAGGATATAACCTTGTGCCATATCCTCCTGCAAGTATAATTCCCTTCATTCCTTTATCTTCCTTTTTTATTTTATATAACTTTTGACGACTAATATCAGAAAGTAATTGTTTTGTCAAAGTATAATCAGCTAAAAAGGAACAAATTGAACAATTTCCAAACCAGTCTCCAATTGTTGAGTACCTGCTTTATACTTATTCTCCTATAGCGGGGTGAAGGGTATCATAATAATTAATATCATCTTTCCAACTAGGATCAGGAAGAATTTTAATCAGTTTACTACCGATAAAATGGTTGCCAAACTGAAGGTATTGTAAATCATCCTATAATTAAGATAATTTACGATAGGGGATAACCTACATCCTATGAATGATGGGGGACAAACCAATAAGAAGATGTATAGAGTATTTGGCATAATCTTAGCAGGCGGACAGGGAGCAAGACTTGGGAATAATCTCCCAAAGCAATTTGTCAATCTATACAATAGACCAATAATTACATGGTCCCTGGAGAAATTCAATATTCATCCCAAGATAAATGGAATAATAGTAATTACCCCACTTGAATATACTCTACTCATAGAAGAGATAGTTAAGGAACATAAAATCTCTAATATCACTAAAATTATACCTGGAGGCGAGACCAGACAGGGATCATCATACAATGCATTGCATAGCATTGATTTTAATAGCGATGATATTCTAGTTTTTCATGACGCAGCAAGGCCGTTTATAAAAAAAGAATTAATAGATAAATGCATAGAAGAGACTGAGGCTTATGGAGCCTGTGGCGTTTACATAAAAGCGATTGATACCATCGCTGAAGCTGACAGAGACCTCATCAAGCATATACCAGATAGAGCAAAACTATATTACACTCAAACCCCACAATCATTCAAATATAGCATAATCAGAGAAGCCCACGAGGTTGCACTTCTAAGGGATATAACAGATTCTTCTGATGATGTTCAACTGGCAATAGAAGCAGGATATAATGTAAAAATTATCGAGGGAGACTATAGTAATATTAAGATCACAACACCCCTTGACCTTGAATTTGCTAGGTTTATAGCAGAAAAAAAATGCAATTGATATCTTCAATTATATAACTACCTGAAAAAAGTTAAAATATATCTTATATAAATGAAATTCTTATCACTTATCAAAAATCTGGAAAAGAGAAGGGTTCATTTTTTTTTAATCCTAT is part of the Spirochaetota bacterium genome and harbors:
- the ispD gene encoding 2-C-methyl-D-erythritol 4-phosphate cytidylyltransferase, coding for MNDGGQTNKKMYRVFGIILAGGQGARLGNNLPKQFVNLYNRPIITWSLEKFNIHPKINGIIVITPLEYTLLIEEIVKEHKISNITKIIPGGETRQGSSYNALHSIDFNSDDILVFHDAARPFIKKELIDKCIEETEAYGACGVYIKAIDTIAEADRDLIKHIPDRAKLYYTQTPQSFKYSIIREAHEVALLRDITDSSDDVQLAIEAGYNVKIIEGDYSNIKITTPLDLEFARFIAEKKCN